The following proteins are encoded in a genomic region of Burkholderia pyrrocinia:
- a CDS encoding methylglyoxal synthase, giving the protein MSKPRIALIAHDAKKDEIVALAGQYRATLAQCRLVGTGTTGGRIAAAHGLEVERKLSGPLGGDLQIGAELAEGRVDIVVFLRDPMTAQPHDPDITALVRACDVHDVPVATNVATARMLLDDLARNMQDVC; this is encoded by the coding sequence ATGAGCAAACCCCGTATCGCACTGATTGCGCACGACGCGAAGAAGGACGAGATCGTCGCGCTCGCGGGCCAATACCGCGCGACGCTCGCGCAATGCCGGCTGGTCGGGACGGGCACGACGGGCGGCCGTATCGCGGCCGCGCACGGGCTGGAGGTCGAGCGCAAGCTGTCCGGGCCGCTCGGCGGCGACCTGCAGATCGGCGCCGAGCTGGCCGAAGGCCGCGTCGACATCGTCGTGTTCCTGCGCGACCCGATGACCGCGCAGCCGCACGACCCCGACATCACCGCGCTCGTGCGCGCCTGCGACGTGCACGACGTGCCGGTCGCGACCAACGTGGCGACCGCCCGGATGCTGCTCGACGATCTGGCGCGGAACATGCAGGACGTTTGTTAG
- a CDS encoding SDR family oxidoreductase: protein MDLGIAGKTALVCAASKGLGRGCAEALAAEGVNLVIVARTRDTLDATADAIRAASGVSVTAVACDITTPDGRAAALAACPQPDILVTNAGGPPPGDFRDFSHDDWIRALESNMLTPIELIRATVDGMIARGFGRIVNITSSAVKAPIDVLALSNGARSGLTGFVAGLSRKVAGQGVTINNLLPGLFDTDRIATTLAASAKAQGVTVDEMRARRAKDIPAGRLGTRDEFGAACAFLCSVHAGYITGQNWLLDGGAYPGTF from the coding sequence ATGGATCTCGGCATCGCAGGAAAGACCGCGCTCGTATGCGCGGCGAGCAAGGGGCTCGGGCGCGGCTGCGCGGAAGCGCTGGCCGCCGAGGGCGTGAATCTCGTGATCGTCGCGCGCACGCGCGACACGCTCGACGCCACCGCCGACGCGATCCGCGCGGCGTCGGGCGTATCGGTCACGGCGGTCGCGTGCGACATCACGACGCCCGACGGGCGGGCGGCCGCGCTCGCCGCATGCCCGCAGCCGGACATTCTCGTGACGAATGCGGGCGGCCCGCCGCCGGGCGACTTCCGCGACTTCTCGCACGACGACTGGATCCGCGCGCTCGAGTCGAACATGCTGACGCCGATCGAGCTGATCCGCGCGACCGTCGACGGGATGATCGCGCGCGGCTTCGGCCGGATCGTCAACATCACGAGCTCGGCCGTGAAGGCGCCGATCGACGTGCTCGCGCTGTCGAACGGCGCGCGCTCGGGGCTGACCGGCTTCGTCGCGGGGCTGTCGCGCAAGGTGGCGGGGCAGGGCGTGACGATCAACAACCTGCTGCCGGGGCTGTTCGACACCGACCGGATCGCGACGACGCTCGCCGCGTCGGCGAAGGCGCAGGGCGTGACGGTCGACGAGATGCGCGCGCGGCGCGCGAAGGACATCCCGGCCGGCCGCCTCGGCACGCGCGACGAATTCGGCGCGGCCTGCGCGTTCCTGTGCAGCGTGCATGCCGGCTATATCACCGGGCAGAACTGGCTGCTCGACGGCGGCGCGTATCCGGGCACGTTCTGA
- the kdpA gene encoding potassium-transporting ATPase subunit KdpA, which translates to MNANNLFQTVLFVVVLLAAAVPVARYLTGVMDGSSRVVRVFGPLERVLYRIAGVDAGSEMNWKQYAIATIAFNALGALFLYGLLRLQGFLPGNPQQFGAMTVDGAFNTAVSFVTNTNWQDYTPEQTISYLAQMLGLTVQNFLSAATGIVVVIALIRGFARHTAQTIGNFWVDVTRVTLYVLLPMAAIVAALLMSQGVIQNMKAYQDVPVLQASTYAAPKLDAQGNPVKDDKGNPVTVPTPLTKQTLAMGPVASQEAIKMLGTNGGGFFNANSSHPYENPTPFANFLQIFSILIIPAALCLVFGRVIGDRRQGIAVLAAMTVAFVIAIGVEVSAEQAGNPTLAALRPEGSPLGGHVDQSASALQPGGNMEGKETRFGIAQTGIFTVATTAASCGAVDTMHDSLTPLGGLVPMLLMQLGEVVYGGVGSGLYGMLVFALLAVFVAGLMIGRTPEYVGKKIEAYEMKMVSIVVLLTPLLVLVGTSIAVLADAGKAGIANPGPHGFSEILYAFSSAANNNGSAFAGLTVGTPFYNWMTAIAMWFGRFGTIVPVLAIAGSLAAKKRIAVTSGTLPTHGPLFVVLLLGTVLLVGALTYVPALALGPGVEHLMMWLGA; encoded by the coding sequence ATGAACGCGAACAACCTGTTTCAGACGGTGCTGTTCGTCGTCGTGCTGCTGGCGGCGGCCGTGCCGGTCGCGCGCTACCTGACGGGCGTGATGGACGGCAGCTCGCGTGTCGTGCGCGTGTTCGGGCCGCTCGAACGCGTGCTGTACCGCATCGCCGGCGTCGACGCCGGCAGCGAGATGAACTGGAAGCAGTACGCGATCGCGACGATCGCGTTCAACGCGCTCGGTGCGCTGTTCCTCTACGGCCTGCTGCGCCTGCAGGGCTTCCTGCCGGGCAACCCGCAGCAGTTCGGCGCGATGACGGTCGACGGCGCGTTCAACACGGCCGTCAGCTTCGTCACCAACACGAACTGGCAGGACTACACGCCCGAGCAGACCATCAGCTACCTGGCGCAGATGCTCGGCCTGACCGTGCAGAACTTCCTGTCGGCCGCGACCGGCATCGTCGTCGTGATCGCGCTGATCCGCGGCTTCGCGCGCCACACCGCGCAGACCATCGGCAACTTCTGGGTCGATGTCACGCGCGTCACGCTGTACGTGCTGCTGCCGATGGCCGCGATCGTCGCCGCGCTGCTGATGAGCCAGGGCGTGATCCAGAACATGAAGGCGTACCAGGACGTGCCGGTGCTGCAGGCGAGCACCTACGCGGCGCCGAAGCTCGATGCGCAGGGCAACCCGGTCAAGGACGACAAGGGCAACCCGGTCACGGTGCCGACGCCGCTCACGAAGCAGACGCTCGCGATGGGCCCGGTCGCGTCGCAGGAAGCGATCAAGATGCTCGGCACCAACGGCGGCGGCTTCTTCAACGCGAACTCCTCGCACCCGTACGAGAACCCGACGCCGTTCGCGAACTTCCTGCAGATCTTCTCGATCCTGATCATCCCGGCTGCGCTGTGTCTCGTGTTCGGCCGCGTGATCGGCGATCGCCGGCAGGGCATCGCCGTGCTCGCGGCGATGACGGTTGCGTTCGTGATCGCGATCGGCGTCGAGGTGAGCGCCGAGCAGGCCGGCAACCCGACACTCGCGGCGCTGCGCCCCGAAGGAAGTCCCCTTGGGGGACACGTCGACCAGTCGGCGAGCGCGCTGCAGCCGGGCGGCAACATGGAAGGCAAGGAAACGCGCTTCGGGATCGCGCAGACCGGCATCTTCACGGTCGCGACGACGGCCGCGTCGTGCGGCGCGGTCGACACGATGCACGATTCGCTGACGCCGCTCGGCGGTCTCGTGCCGATGCTGCTGATGCAGCTCGGCGAAGTGGTCTACGGCGGGGTCGGTTCGGGCCTCTACGGGATGCTCGTGTTCGCGCTGCTCGCGGTGTTCGTCGCCGGCCTGATGATCGGCCGCACGCCGGAATACGTCGGCAAGAAGATCGAGGCGTACGAGATGAAGATGGTGTCGATCGTCGTGCTGCTCACGCCGCTGCTCGTGCTGGTCGGCACGTCGATCGCGGTGCTGGCCGACGCGGGCAAGGCCGGCATCGCGAACCCGGGGCCGCACGGCTTCTCGGAAATCCTGTACGCGTTCAGTTCGGCCGCGAACAACAACGGCAGCGCGTTCGCGGGGCTGACGGTCGGCACACCGTTCTACAACTGGATGACCGCGATCGCGATGTGGTTCGGCCGCTTCGGCACGATCGTGCCGGTGCTGGCGATCGCCGGCTCGCTCGCCGCGAAGAAGCGCATCGCCGTGACGAGCGGCACGCTGCCGACCCACGGCCCGCTGTTCGTCGTGCTGCTGCTCGGCACCGTGCTGCTGGTCGGCGCGCTGACCTACGTGCCGGCGCTTGCGCTCGGCCCTGGCGTCGAGCACCTGATGATGTGGCTGGGCGCGTGA
- the kdpF gene encoding K(+)-transporting ATPase subunit F translates to MTWMLWLAGASAALLFAYLVFALLRAEDIE, encoded by the coding sequence ATGACCTGGATGCTTTGGCTGGCGGGCGCATCGGCGGCCCTGCTGTTCGCGTATCTCGTCTTTGCGCTGCTGCGCGCGGAGGACATCGAATGA
- the hemF gene encoding oxygen-dependent coproporphyrinogen oxidase yields the protein MTDSTYDVARVRTYLQGLQARIADALGALDGTPLATDAWQRGPAERLRGGGCTRILEGGRVFERAGIGFSDVAGDALPPSASAARPQLAGRGFEALGVSLVLHPHNPYCPTVHMNVRMLIATKPGEEPVFWFGGGMDLTPVYGFEDDARHFHQTCKDALDPFGVELYPRFKKWCDEYFFLKHRNEMRGIGGIFFDDFSEPGFERSFDMMQSVGDAFLRAYLPIVERRVDLPYGERERDFQAYRRGRYVEFNLVFDRGTLFGLQSGGRTESILMSMPPVANWRYNWQPEPGTPEARLYSDFIVPRDWV from the coding sequence ATGACCGATTCGACCTACGACGTGGCGCGCGTGCGCACGTACCTCCAGGGCCTGCAGGCACGCATCGCCGACGCGCTCGGCGCGCTCGACGGCACGCCGCTCGCGACCGACGCATGGCAGCGCGGGCCGGCCGAACGCCTGCGCGGCGGCGGCTGCACGCGGATTCTCGAAGGCGGCCGCGTGTTCGAACGCGCGGGAATCGGCTTTTCCGACGTCGCGGGCGACGCGCTGCCGCCGTCGGCGAGCGCGGCGCGCCCGCAGCTCGCGGGCCGCGGCTTCGAGGCGCTCGGCGTGTCGCTCGTGCTGCACCCGCACAATCCGTACTGCCCGACCGTGCACATGAACGTGCGCATGCTGATCGCGACGAAACCGGGCGAGGAGCCCGTGTTCTGGTTCGGCGGCGGCATGGACCTGACCCCGGTTTACGGTTTCGAGGACGACGCGCGGCATTTCCACCAGACCTGCAAGGATGCGCTCGACCCGTTCGGCGTCGAGCTCTACCCGCGCTTCAAGAAATGGTGCGACGAGTATTTCTTCCTGAAGCACCGCAACGAGATGCGCGGCATCGGCGGGATCTTCTTCGACGATTTCTCGGAGCCCGGTTTCGAACGCTCGTTTGACATGATGCAAAGCGTCGGCGATGCGTTCCTGCGGGCCTACCTGCCGATCGTCGAGCGCCGCGTCGACCTGCCGTACGGCGAGCGCGAACGTGACTTCCAGGCGTACCGCCGCGGCCGCTACGTCGAATTCAACCTCGTGTTCGACCGCGGCACGCTGTTCGGCCTGCAAAGCGGCGGCCGGACCGAGTCGATCCTGATGTCGATGCCGCCGGTCGCGAACTGGCGCTACAACTGGCAGCCCGAACCGGGCACGCCTGAAGCGCGCCTGTACAGCGACTTCATCGTGCCGCGCGACTGGGTCTGA
- the upp gene encoding uracil phosphoribosyltransferase: MKQDSRFPNLFILDHPLIQHKLTHMRDKDTSTRTFRELLREITLLMGYEITRNLPITTKRVETPLVEVDSPVIAGKKLAIVPVLRAGIGMSDGLLDLVPSARVGHIGVYRAEDHRPVEYLVRLPDLEDRIFILCDPMVATGYSAVHAVDVLKRRNVPTANIMFVALVAAPEGVQVFQDAHPDVKLYVASLDSHLNEHAYIVPGLGDAGDRLFGTKN, from the coding sequence ATGAAACAGGACAGCCGTTTCCCGAATCTCTTCATCCTCGATCACCCGCTGATCCAGCACAAGCTGACCCACATGCGCGACAAGGACACGTCGACGCGCACGTTCCGCGAGCTGCTGCGCGAGATCACGCTGCTGATGGGCTATGAGATCACCCGCAACCTGCCGATCACGACCAAGCGGGTCGAAACCCCGCTCGTCGAAGTCGACTCGCCCGTGATCGCGGGCAAGAAGCTCGCGATCGTGCCCGTACTGCGCGCGGGCATCGGGATGTCGGACGGCCTGCTCGACCTGGTCCCGTCCGCGCGCGTCGGCCACATCGGCGTGTACCGCGCCGAAGACCACCGCCCGGTCGAATACCTCGTCCGCCTGCCGGACCTCGAAGACCGCATCTTCATCCTGTGCGACCCGATGGTCGCGACCGGCTACTCGGCCGTGCACGCGGTCGACGTGCTCAAGCGCCGCAACGTGCCGACCGCGAACATCATGTTCGTCGCGCTGGTCGCCGCGCCCGAGGGCGTGCAGGTGTTCCAGGACGCGCACCCGGACGTGAAGCTGTACGTCGCGTCGCTCGATTCGCACCTGAACGAGCACGCATACATCGTGCCGGGCCTCGGCGACGCGGGCGACCGCCTGTTCGGCACCAAGAACTGA
- a CDS encoding YebC/PmpR family DNA-binding transcriptional regulator, protein MAGHSKWANIKHKKAAADAKRGKVWTRLIKEIQVAARLGGGDVASNPRLRLAVDKAADANMPKDNVKRAIDRGVGGADGANYEEIRYEGYGISGAAIIVDTLTDNRTRTVAEVRHAFSKFGGNMGTDGSVAFMFDHIGQFLFAPGTSEDALMEAALEAGANDVNTNDDGSIEVLCDWQAFSAVKDALEAAGFKAELAEVTMKPQNEVEFTGDDAAKMQKLLDALENLDDVQDVYTNAVIVDE, encoded by the coding sequence ATGGCTGGTCATTCGAAATGGGCCAACATCAAGCATAAGAAGGCAGCGGCCGACGCGAAGCGCGGCAAGGTCTGGACCCGCCTGATCAAGGAAATCCAGGTCGCGGCGCGCCTCGGCGGCGGCGACGTCGCGTCGAACCCGCGCCTGCGTCTCGCGGTCGACAAGGCGGCCGACGCGAACATGCCGAAGGACAACGTCAAGCGCGCGATCGACCGTGGCGTCGGCGGCGCGGACGGCGCGAACTACGAGGAAATCCGTTACGAAGGCTACGGCATCAGCGGCGCGGCGATCATCGTCGACACGCTGACCGACAACCGCACCCGCACGGTCGCGGAGGTCCGCCACGCGTTCTCGAAGTTCGGCGGCAACATGGGCACCGACGGCTCGGTCGCCTTCATGTTCGATCACATCGGCCAGTTCCTGTTCGCGCCCGGCACGTCGGAAGACGCGCTGATGGAAGCCGCGCTCGAAGCCGGCGCGAACGACGTGAACACGAACGACGACGGCTCGATCGAAGTGCTGTGCGACTGGCAGGCATTCTCGGCCGTGAAGGACGCGCTCGAAGCCGCCGGCTTCAAGGCCGAGCTCGCCGAAGTGACGATGAAGCCGCAGAACGAAGTCGAATTCACCGGCGACGACGCGGCGAAGATGCAGAAGCTTCTGGACGCGCTCGAGAACCTCGACGACGTGCAGGACGTGTATACGAACGCCGTCATCGTCGACGAATGA
- the kdpB gene encoding potassium-transporting ATPase subunit KdpB: MTQHSATRSMFDPTLLRPAIVDSFKKLTPRTQFRNPVMFCVYVGSILTTILWIAALVGQAEAPAGFILAIALWLWFTVLFANFAEALAEGRSKAQAASLRSAKKDVMAKKLNEPHPKSPIRIMTASDLRKGDVVLVETGDVIPADGEVVDGVASVDESAITGESAPVIRESGGDFSSVTGGTRVLSDWIVVKVTANPGEAFLDRMIAMVEGAKRKKTPNEIALTILLVALTIVMLLATATLLPFSTFAVDAMKAGHVVTITVLVALLVCLIPTTIGGLLSAIGVAGMSRMMQANVIATSGRAVEAAGDVDVLLLDKTGTITLGNRQASTFVPAPGVTEEALADAAQLSSLADETPEGRSIVVLAKERFNIRQRDMAQLHATFLGFSAQTRMSGVDLSPEGTSSGAPGREIRKGAADAIRRYVEAHGSRFPEEVRRAVDEVARRGSTPLVVADLHEGAARVLGVIELKDIVKGGIKERFAELRKMGIKTVMVTGDNRLTAAAIAAEAGVDDFLAEATPETKLATIREHQAAGRLVAMTGDGTNDAPALAQADVAVAMNTGTQAAKEAGNMVDLDSNPTKLIEIVEIGKQMLMTRGSLTTFSIANDIAKYFAIIPAAFVTTYPQLKVLDIMHLTSPASAILSAVIFNALIIVALIPLALKGVAYRPLGAASLLRRNLLVYGLGGVLLPFPFIKLIDMTLAALGWA; the protein is encoded by the coding sequence ATGACTCAACATTCCGCAACACGGTCCATGTTCGATCCGACGCTGCTACGTCCGGCGATCGTGGACTCGTTCAAGAAACTCACGCCGCGCACGCAGTTCCGCAACCCGGTGATGTTCTGCGTGTACGTCGGCAGCATCCTGACCACGATCCTGTGGATCGCGGCGCTCGTCGGCCAGGCCGAGGCGCCCGCGGGCTTCATCCTCGCGATCGCGCTTTGGCTGTGGTTCACCGTGCTGTTCGCCAACTTCGCGGAAGCGCTCGCCGAAGGGCGCTCGAAGGCGCAGGCCGCATCGCTGCGCAGCGCGAAGAAGGACGTGATGGCGAAGAAGCTCAACGAGCCGCATCCGAAATCGCCGATCCGCATCATGACCGCATCCGACCTGCGCAAGGGCGACGTCGTGCTCGTCGAGACCGGCGACGTGATCCCGGCCGACGGCGAAGTCGTCGACGGCGTCGCGTCCGTCGACGAATCGGCGATCACCGGTGAATCCGCGCCGGTGATCCGCGAATCGGGCGGCGACTTCTCGTCGGTGACGGGCGGCACGCGCGTGCTGTCCGACTGGATCGTCGTGAAGGTCACCGCGAACCCGGGCGAGGCGTTCCTCGACCGGATGATCGCGATGGTCGAAGGCGCGAAGCGCAAGAAGACGCCGAACGAGATCGCGCTGACGATCCTGCTCGTCGCGCTGACGATCGTGATGCTGCTCGCGACCGCGACGCTGCTGCCGTTCTCGACGTTCGCGGTCGACGCGATGAAGGCCGGCCACGTGGTGACGATCACCGTGCTGGTCGCGCTGCTCGTGTGCCTGATCCCGACGACGATCGGCGGGCTCTTGTCCGCGATCGGCGTGGCCGGGATGAGCCGGATGATGCAGGCGAACGTGATCGCCACGTCGGGCCGCGCGGTGGAAGCGGCCGGCGACGTCGACGTGCTGCTGCTCGACAAGACCGGCACGATCACGCTCGGCAACCGTCAGGCGTCGACGTTCGTGCCCGCGCCGGGCGTGACCGAGGAAGCGCTGGCCGATGCCGCGCAACTGTCGTCGCTCGCCGACGAAACGCCGGAGGGCCGCAGCATCGTCGTGCTCGCGAAGGAGCGCTTCAACATTCGCCAGCGCGACATGGCGCAACTGCATGCGACGTTCCTCGGCTTCTCCGCGCAGACGCGGATGAGCGGCGTCGATCTTTCCCCCGAGGGGACTTCCTCCGGGGCGCCCGGCCGCGAGATCCGCAAGGGCGCGGCCGACGCGATCCGCCGCTACGTCGAGGCGCACGGCAGCCGCTTCCCGGAAGAAGTGCGCCGCGCGGTCGACGAGGTCGCGCGCCGCGGCAGCACGCCGCTCGTGGTAGCCGACCTGCATGAAGGCGCGGCGCGCGTGCTCGGCGTGATCGAGCTGAAGGACATCGTGAAGGGCGGCATCAAGGAGCGCTTCGCGGAACTGCGCAAGATGGGCATCAAGACCGTGATGGTGACGGGCGACAACCGGCTGACGGCCGCGGCGATCGCGGCGGAAGCGGGGGTCGACGACTTCCTCGCGGAAGCGACGCCGGAAACCAAGCTCGCGACGATCCGCGAGCACCAGGCGGCGGGCCGGCTCGTCGCGATGACGGGCGACGGCACCAACGATGCGCCGGCGCTCGCGCAGGCCGACGTGGCGGTTGCAATGAACACGGGCACGCAGGCGGCGAAGGAAGCGGGCAACATGGTCGATCTCGACTCGAACCCGACCAAGCTGATCGAGATCGTCGAGATCGGCAAGCAGATGCTGATGACGCGCGGCTCGCTGACGACGTTCTCGATTGCGAACGACATCGCGAAGTACTTCGCGATCATTCCGGCCGCGTTCGTGACCACCTATCCGCAACTGAAGGTGCTCGACATCATGCACCTGACGTCGCCGGCGTCGGCGATCCTGTCGGCGGTGATCTTCAACGCACTGATCATCGTCGCGCTGATCCCGCTCGCGCTGAAGGGTGTCGCGTACCGGCCGCTCGGCGCCGCGTCGCTGCTGCGCCGCAACCTGCTGGTGTACGGCCTCGGCGGCGTGCTGCTGCCGTTCCCGTTCATCAAGCTGATCGACATGACGCTCGCCGCGCTCGGCTGGGCCTGA
- a CDS encoding nicotinate-nucleotide adenylyltransferase, translating to MPREKDAFLDTTARSAPLPRRIGLLGGTFDPIHDGHLALARRFAELLGLTELVLLPAGQPYQKRDVSAAEHRLAMTRAAAGSLSVPGVTVTVATDEIEHAGPTYTVETLARWRERIGPDASLSLLIGADQLVRLDTWRDWRKLFDYAHICASTRPGFELGAASPDVAREIAARQAGADVLKATPAGRLLIDTTLAFDIAATDIRAHLRECIARHAHMPDASAEHVPAAVWAYILQHRLYHS from the coding sequence CTGCCCCGAGAAAAGGACGCGTTTCTGGACACCACCGCCCGCTCCGCCCCGCTGCCGCGTCGTATCGGCCTGCTGGGCGGCACTTTCGACCCGATCCACGACGGCCATCTCGCGCTCGCGCGCCGGTTCGCCGAGCTGCTCGGCCTGACCGAGCTCGTGCTGCTGCCTGCCGGGCAGCCGTACCAGAAGCGCGACGTGTCGGCCGCCGAGCATCGGCTCGCGATGACGCGCGCGGCCGCCGGCTCGCTGTCCGTGCCGGGCGTGACCGTGACCGTCGCCACCGACGAGATCGAGCACGCCGGCCCGACCTACACGGTCGAGACGCTGGCGCGCTGGCGCGAGCGGATCGGCCCGGATGCGTCGTTGTCGCTGCTGATCGGCGCCGACCAGCTCGTGCGCCTCGACACGTGGCGCGACTGGCGCAAGCTGTTCGACTACGCGCACATCTGCGCGTCGACGCGCCCGGGCTTCGAGCTCGGCGCGGCGTCGCCGGACGTCGCGCGGGAAATCGCCGCGCGGCAGGCCGGCGCCGACGTACTGAAGGCCACGCCGGCCGGCCGGCTGCTGATCGACACGACCCTCGCGTTCGACATCGCCGCGACCGACATCCGCGCGCACCTGCGCGAATGCATCGCGCGCCATGCGCACATGCCCGACGCGTCGGCCGAACATGTGCCGGCCGCCGTATGGGCCTATATTCTTCAACATCGTCTCTACCACTCCTGA
- the purD gene encoding phosphoribosylamine--glycine ligase, with amino-acid sequence MKLLVVGSGGREHALAWKLAQSPRVQMVYVAPGNGGTAQDERLKNVDITSLDELADFAESEGVAFTLVGPEAPLAAGIVNLFRARGLKVFGPTREAAQLESSKDFAKAFMKRHGIPTADYDTFSDAAAAHAYIDAKGAPIVVKADGLAAGKGVVVAMTLDEAHAAVDMMLSGNKLGDAGARVVIEEFLDGEEASFIVMVDGKHALALASSQDHKRLLDEDRGPNTGGMGAYSPAPIVTPQMHARVMREIIMPTVRGMEKDGIRFTGFLYAGLMIDKEGNPRTLEFNCRMGDPETQPIMARLKSDFSKVVEQAIAGTLDTVELDWDRRTALGVVLAAHGYPDAPRKGDRINGIPAETAQAVTFHAGTTLGDGGKLVTSGGRVLCVVGLADSVREAQQHAYDTINQINFEGMQYRRDIGFRALNRKSA; translated from the coding sequence ATGAAACTACTCGTCGTCGGTTCCGGCGGCCGCGAACATGCGCTGGCGTGGAAGCTCGCGCAGTCGCCGCGCGTCCAGATGGTCTACGTCGCGCCCGGCAATGGCGGCACGGCGCAGGACGAGCGCCTGAAGAACGTCGACATCACGTCGCTCGACGAACTCGCCGATTTCGCCGAAAGCGAAGGCGTCGCGTTCACGCTCGTCGGGCCGGAAGCGCCGCTCGCGGCCGGCATCGTCAACCTGTTCCGCGCGCGCGGCCTGAAGGTGTTCGGCCCGACCCGCGAAGCCGCGCAGCTCGAAAGCTCGAAGGATTTCGCGAAGGCGTTCATGAAGCGCCACGGCATCCCGACGGCCGACTACGACACCTTCTCCGACGCCGCCGCCGCACACGCGTACATCGACGCGAAGGGCGCGCCGATCGTCGTGAAGGCCGACGGCCTTGCGGCCGGCAAGGGCGTCGTCGTCGCGATGACGCTCGACGAAGCGCATGCGGCCGTCGACATGATGCTGTCGGGCAACAAGCTCGGCGATGCCGGCGCGCGCGTCGTGATCGAGGAATTCCTCGACGGCGAGGAAGCGAGCTTCATCGTGATGGTCGACGGCAAGCACGCGCTCGCGCTGGCTTCCAGCCAGGACCACAAGCGCCTGCTCGACGAGGACCGCGGCCCGAACACCGGCGGCATGGGCGCGTATTCGCCCGCGCCGATCGTCACGCCGCAGATGCACGCACGCGTGATGCGCGAGATCATCATGCCGACCGTGCGCGGGATGGAGAAGGACGGCATCCGCTTCACCGGCTTCCTGTACGCGGGCCTGATGATCGACAAGGAAGGCAATCCGCGCACGCTCGAGTTCAACTGCCGGATGGGCGACCCGGAAACGCAGCCGATCATGGCCCGTCTGAAGAGCGATTTCTCGAAGGTCGTCGAGCAGGCGATCGCGGGCACGCTCGACACGGTCGAGCTCGACTGGGACCGCCGCACCGCGCTCGGCGTCGTGCTGGCCGCGCACGGCTACCCGGACGCACCGCGCAAGGGCGACCGCATCAACGGGATCCCGGCCGAGACCGCACAGGCGGTCACGTTCCATGCGGGCACGACGCTCGGCGACGGCGGCAAGCTCGTGACGTCCGGCGGCCGCGTGCTGTGCGTGGTCGGCCTCGCCGATTCGGTGCGCGAAGCGCAGCAGCATGCGTACGACACGATCAACCAGATCAATTTCGAAGGCATGCAGTACCGCCGCGACATCGGCTTCCGCGCGCTCAACCGCAAGAGCGCGTGA
- a CDS encoding quinone oxidoreductase family protein has product MPKAIRYDQPGGPDVMKWVDVEVGAPKAGEVRIRQHAVGLNYIDVYFRTGLYPQPLPAGLGMEAAGEVTAVGDGVTALKVGDRVAYVTPPPGAYAQERVLAAERLVKLPDGISYDDAASVMLQGLTAHYLLRRTYPVKAGDTILIHAAAGGVGLLVCQWAKALGATVIGTVGSDEKAALAKAHGCDHAIVYTRENFTQRVKEITNGAGVPVVYDSIGKDTYIGSLDCLAPLGFFVSFGNASGPLPPIDSKEFSSRGSLFFTRPTLFSYIAKRADLEAAAAELFDVILSGKVKTSINQRYPLAEVGRAHEDLEARKTTGSTILVP; this is encoded by the coding sequence ATGCCGAAAGCAATCCGATACGACCAGCCGGGCGGCCCGGACGTAATGAAGTGGGTCGATGTCGAGGTCGGCGCACCGAAGGCGGGCGAGGTCCGCATCCGGCAGCATGCGGTCGGGCTCAACTACATCGACGTGTACTTCCGCACGGGCCTTTATCCGCAGCCGCTGCCCGCCGGCCTCGGGATGGAGGCAGCGGGCGAGGTGACGGCCGTCGGCGACGGCGTGACCGCGCTGAAGGTCGGCGATCGCGTCGCGTATGTCACGCCGCCGCCGGGCGCGTATGCGCAGGAGCGCGTGCTGGCGGCCGAGCGCCTCGTGAAGCTGCCCGACGGCATCAGCTACGACGACGCGGCGTCGGTGATGCTGCAGGGCCTGACCGCGCACTACCTGCTGCGCCGCACGTATCCGGTAAAGGCCGGCGACACGATCCTGATCCACGCGGCGGCCGGCGGCGTCGGCCTGCTCGTGTGCCAGTGGGCGAAGGCGCTCGGCGCGACCGTGATCGGGACGGTCGGCTCCGACGAGAAGGCCGCGCTCGCGAAGGCGCACGGTTGCGATCACGCGATCGTCTATACGCGCGAGAACTTCACGCAGCGCGTGAAGGAGATCACGAACGGCGCGGGCGTGCCGGTCGTCTACGATTCGATCGGCAAGGACACGTATATCGGTTCGCTCGACTGCCTCGCGCCGCTTGGGTTTTTCGTCAGCTTCGGCAACGCGTCGGGCCCGCTGCCGCCGATCGACTCGAAGGAATTCTCGTCGCGCGGCTCGCTGTTCTTCACGCGGCCGACGCTGTTCTCGTACATCGCGAAGCGAGCCGATCTCGAAGCAGCGGCCGCCGAACTGTTCGACGTGATCCTGTCGGGCAAGGTGAAGACGAGCATCAACCAGCGCTATCCGCTCGCGGAAGTCGGCCGCGCGCATGAAGATCTCGAAGCGCGCAAGACCACCGGCTCGACGATCCTCGTTCCCTGA